From the Brevibacillus choshinensis genome, one window contains:
- a CDS encoding molybdopterin-binding protein codes for MSDVIVFKGAISFPITLDPTVWVFDDRKFDLREYVEENESVEQKQSKYLQGTGTQWDKELREGSEPPSERKTLAQERKVLEGDYGIRLDPFITIAEPLPEVTHVRLHREDQDPVELPLAEARRAILQFAKDGKPIREKGPVYFYLPETLLAKETPIDGITMMEFISSK; via the coding sequence ATGTCGGATGTTATCGTGTTTAAAGGGGCCATATCCTTCCCCATCACATTAGATCCAACCGTCTGGGTTTTTGACGACCGCAAATTCGATCTCCGCGAGTACGTCGAGGAGAATGAGTCAGTCGAGCAAAAACAATCCAAGTACTTGCAAGGTACGGGCACACAATGGGACAAGGAGCTTCGTGAAGGGTCAGAGCCGCCGTCAGAACGCAAGACTCTGGCACAGGAGCGCAAGGTGCTGGAAGGGGATTACGGCATTCGTCTGGACCCATTCATCACGATCGCTGAGCCATTGCCAGAAGTCACTCATGTCCGTTTACACCGTGAAGACCAAGATCCTGTCGAGCTGCCACTTGCTGAGGCGAGACGGGCGATCCTGCAATTTGCAAAAGATGGCAAGCCGATTCGCGAAAAGGGCCCCGTCTATTTCTATCTACCAGAGACTCTCCTCGCAAAGGAAACTCCCATCGATGGAATTACAATGATGGAATTTATCAGCTCCAAGTAA
- a CDS encoding MalY/PatB family protein — translation MYDFDKRIDRTGTNSVKWETTNPDFNGDGMLPLWVADMDFACPPAVTEALIKRATHPIYGYPMKQSDYYQALQEWIARRYGVNVEESWMTSVAGVVPGIHVAIDAFTAPADKVLIQTPVYHPFAIAIENRGRQVVRSSLIENEGQYEMDWDDLAQKLADDHVKLMILCSPHNPIGRVWTRQELERLGNLCVEHGVIVISDEIHADLVYEKGSHIPLYALSPEVANHSVTFHAASKTFNLAGLFTSYMLTTNQQLLRDFNGMASKMGNEHINLFGMEAAVAAYRHGEAWLDELLVYLHKNAVYLHEYVTNRLPEVSMNVPQATYLGWMDFRKLGLNQTELNHLIRREAKLGLNDGMGFGAEGEGFQRINFACPRALLVEAMERLEQAIHRK, via the coding sequence ATGTACGATTTTGACAAACGGATTGATCGCACAGGAACCAATAGCGTGAAGTGGGAGACGACGAATCCTGATTTTAATGGAGACGGAATGCTGCCCTTGTGGGTGGCTGACATGGATTTCGCGTGTCCGCCAGCCGTGACGGAAGCACTCATCAAACGAGCGACGCATCCGATTTACGGCTATCCGATGAAGCAATCGGACTATTATCAAGCCCTGCAGGAATGGATCGCCAGGCGTTACGGTGTAAACGTCGAGGAGAGTTGGATGACCAGCGTAGCCGGGGTGGTCCCTGGCATTCACGTAGCGATTGATGCATTCACTGCACCTGCGGACAAGGTACTGATCCAGACTCCTGTGTATCATCCTTTTGCGATTGCAATCGAAAACCGAGGACGTCAGGTCGTACGGAGCAGCTTGATCGAAAACGAGGGACAGTACGAGATGGATTGGGACGACCTCGCACAAAAGCTCGCTGACGATCATGTCAAATTGATGATCTTGTGTAGTCCGCACAATCCAATCGGACGCGTCTGGACCAGACAGGAGCTGGAACGTCTGGGGAACTTGTGCGTGGAGCATGGAGTCATTGTCATTTCAGATGAAATTCACGCGGATCTCGTCTACGAAAAAGGCAGTCACATACCGCTTTATGCCTTGTCGCCTGAAGTCGCCAATCATAGCGTGACCTTCCATGCTGCTAGCAAGACGTTTAACTTAGCGGGTCTGTTTACTTCTTACATGCTCACTACGAATCAGCAGCTCTTGCGTGACTTCAACGGGATGGCATCCAAAATGGGGAATGAACATATTAACTTGTTTGGTATGGAGGCGGCAGTTGCTGCTTATCGACACGGGGAGGCATGGCTGGATGAACTGCTTGTCTACTTGCACAAAAACGCAGTGTATCTCCATGAGTATGTGACCAATCGATTACCTGAAGTATCGATGAACGTTCCCCAAGCGACGTACTTGGGGTGGATGGATTTCCGCAAGCTCGGGTTGAATCAAACCGAACTGAATCACTTGATCCGTAGGGAAGCCAAGCTTGGTCTGAACGATGGAATGGGGTTTGGCGCAGAAGGAGAGGGCTTCCAGCGAATCAACTTTGCTTGTCCGAGAGCGCTTTTGGTAGAGGCGATGGAGCGTCTGGAGCAGGCTATACACCGAAAATAG
- the glsA gene encoding glutaminase A: MNIEQATKQLERLRKEASTCTGTGKVASYIPELAKEDPCQLGVSICMPDGTILSAGEVNKPFTLQSISKIFSLIVALCQNGHQYVFERVGKEPTGDPFNSIIKLETIKPHKPLNPMINAGAIAVAGMIQGKNVQERLECLLDMLRKMTGNPNIHVNEAVYCSEKKTADRNRALAWFLKDSGVLTGDVEETLDLYFQHCSIEVTATEVARLGMVLAADGVDVCTGERVFPAEIARICKTFMVTCGMYNASGEFAIDVGIPAKSGVAGGIMATVPQRMGIGVFGPALDEKGNSVAGVKLLELLSKEWNLGIF, encoded by the coding sequence ATGAACATCGAGCAAGCGACCAAACAATTGGAGCGACTGCGAAAGGAAGCCTCAACCTGTACAGGTACGGGGAAGGTGGCATCTTACATACCCGAATTGGCTAAAGAGGACCCTTGTCAGCTGGGTGTGAGCATCTGCATGCCGGACGGAACTATCCTGTCCGCAGGGGAAGTAAATAAGCCCTTTACTCTGCAGAGCATCTCCAAGATTTTTTCGTTGATTGTGGCCCTTTGCCAGAATGGCCACCAATACGTATTTGAACGAGTAGGCAAGGAGCCGACAGGAGATCCTTTCAACTCTATTATCAAGCTGGAGACGATCAAGCCACACAAGCCGTTAAATCCAATGATCAATGCTGGGGCAATCGCCGTAGCAGGGATGATTCAGGGGAAAAACGTGCAGGAACGGCTAGAATGCCTCTTGGATATGCTGCGCAAGATGACGGGGAATCCGAACATCCATGTGAACGAAGCGGTGTATTGCTCGGAAAAGAAAACAGCAGACCGCAATCGGGCACTTGCTTGGTTTTTGAAAGACAGCGGTGTTTTAACAGGAGACGTAGAGGAAACACTGGATTTGTATTTCCAGCACTGCTCCATCGAGGTGACAGCCACGGAAGTAGCGAGACTGGGCATGGTACTCGCAGCGGACGGGGTGGATGTATGCACGGGGGAAAGAGTGTTTCCAGCAGAAATCGCTCGTATTTGCAAGACGTTCATGGTAACCTGTGGAATGTACAACGCCTCAGGGGAATTTGCCATCGATGTCGGCATTCCCGCAAAAAGTGGAGTGGCAGGCGGGATTATGGCTACAGTTCCGCAACGAATGGGCATAGGAGTCTTCGGGCCTGCTCTGGACGAAAAAGGAAACTCGGTTGCCGGAGTCAAGCTGCTGGAGCTGCTTTCAAAAGAATGGAATCTTGGTATCTTTTAG
- a CDS encoding YlaN family protein gives MTEIKVPDLEQKALALLQADADKIYKLIDVQMENLTMPQCPLYEEVLDTQMFGLSREVEYAVRLGLIEEEIGREIMGSLERKLAHLHELYNQR, from the coding sequence TTGACAGAAATTAAGGTTCCCGATCTGGAACAAAAAGCGCTAGCGTTGCTTCAAGCAGATGCGGACAAAATTTACAAGCTGATCGACGTACAGATGGAAAACCTGACCATGCCGCAGTGCCCACTGTATGAAGAAGTATTGGATACACAAATGTTCGGGCTCTCCCGTGAAGTAGAATATGCGGTTCGCCTGGGACTTATTGAAGAAGAGATTGGTCGGGAAATTATGGGTTCTTTGGAACGTAAGCTGGCCCATCTCCATGAACTGTATAACCAAAGGTAA
- a CDS encoding sodium-dependent transporter: MKQTEQWTSRLGFILAAAGSAIGLGAIWKFPYIVGTSGGGAFFLLFLIFTIVIGLPLLLGEFTIGRSTQKEAVSAYKAIAPGTVWHWIGRLGVVTCFLLLSFYSVVGGWILTYLVRGITGQITGPSYDQLFGSVISNPFGAVFAQLVFMLITAWVVARGVQSGIESANKYMMPALFILFLILMVRSLTLDGAMEGISFFLSPDFSKLSGESILYAMGQSFFSLSVGVSVMVTYSSYLAKKESLVRSAGSIVGLNLFVSLFAGLAIFPAVFSLGVEPTAGPGLLFIVLPSVFEKIAFGGLFLWIFLALFLFATLTSAFSMLEIIVASLAKGDEKKRKRLSWLIGLLIFIFGIPSALSFGILSEYTIFGKSIFDAVDFLVSNILMPLGALLIAVFVPLKMKRETLIHELQVKSSAGRKMFVLWLFLLKYMAPLAILFVFLNMLGFV; this comes from the coding sequence ATGAAACAAACAGAGCAGTGGACGAGCAGGCTGGGCTTTATTCTGGCAGCGGCTGGTTCTGCTATTGGCCTGGGGGCGATTTGGAAGTTTCCCTATATCGTTGGAACGAGCGGTGGCGGCGCATTTTTTCTCTTGTTCCTGATTTTTACGATCGTAATCGGGCTTCCGCTATTGCTCGGGGAATTTACGATCGGGCGAAGCACACAAAAAGAGGCAGTTAGTGCATACAAAGCGATTGCTCCTGGTACTGTCTGGCATTGGATTGGACGTCTCGGTGTTGTTACGTGTTTTCTCTTGCTGTCGTTTTACAGTGTGGTAGGAGGCTGGATTCTCACCTACTTGGTGCGCGGTATCACAGGCCAGATTACCGGGCCTTCTTACGATCAGCTTTTTGGATCGGTTATCAGTAATCCTTTCGGCGCGGTTTTCGCTCAACTAGTATTCATGTTGATTACGGCTTGGGTAGTGGCGCGTGGGGTGCAGAGCGGGATTGAGTCTGCGAATAAGTATATGATGCCTGCCTTATTCATTCTTTTCCTCATTCTGATGGTTCGTTCTCTCACCTTGGACGGCGCGATGGAGGGTATCTCTTTCTTCTTGAGTCCAGACTTCTCCAAGTTGAGTGGGGAATCCATTTTATACGCGATGGGTCAATCCTTTTTCTCGCTTAGTGTCGGGGTATCCGTCATGGTGACCTACAGCTCCTATTTAGCGAAAAAGGAAAGCCTTGTACGTTCTGCGGGATCGATCGTAGGACTGAATCTGTTCGTTTCCCTGTTCGCGGGCTTGGCGATCTTCCCAGCTGTCTTTTCACTTGGAGTTGAGCCGACTGCAGGCCCTGGCTTACTCTTTATTGTCTTGCCTTCTGTTTTTGAGAAGATTGCGTTTGGCGGTCTGTTCTTATGGATTTTCCTAGCATTGTTCCTGTTTGCTACGTTGACCTCAGCGTTCTCTATGCTGGAAATCATCGTGGCTTCACTGGCAAAAGGAGACGAGAAAAAGCGCAAGCGCCTCTCCTGGCTGATCGGATTGCTTATCTTTATTTTTGGGATCCCGTCCGCATTGTCATTTGGCATCTTGAGTGAGTACACCATCTTTGGTAAATCGATTTTTGATGCCGTCGACTTTTTGGTTAGTAACATCTTGATGCCTCTCGGGGCTCTGCTCATTGCCGTGTTCGTGCCTTTAAAAATGAAACGGGAAACACTGATCCACGAATTGCAGGTGAAGTCTTCAGCCGGACGTAAGATGTTTGTCTTGTGGTTGTTTCTCCTCAAATACATGGCACCACTCGCGATCTTGTTTGTGTTTTTGAATATGCTCGGATTTGTATAG
- the cax gene encoding calcium/proton exchanger, which translates to MKLRLFFTVVGLSFLLAAFAHYFTENEMFQFITAAISVVFLAAWLGKSTENVAHYAGDRIGGFLNATFGNAAELIIAFFLVKEGLFEMVKASITGAIIGNMLLVLGLSVLMGGLKFKEQKFNRQLAGHNASLMTLAIVALFIPAVFMRELPPVKIETLSIVIAVLLIIAYLLWLIFSMITHSDFLSDIEEHESEAVWSKGISILMLATSTVFVAIVSEWLVHGVQHVSQSMGWSELFVGAFVIAIIGNAAEHSAALLLAMKGRIGAAVEIAIGSSLQIALFVAPTLVLVSLLLGKPMDIVFTPYELAAIGVATFITISITKDGATNWFEGVLLLTVYIILGTAFFFA; encoded by the coding sequence ATGAAATTGCGTCTATTTTTCACAGTGGTTGGATTATCCTTTCTTCTGGCTGCCTTTGCCCACTACTTTACGGAAAATGAAATGTTTCAGTTTATTACTGCAGCCATCAGTGTTGTTTTTTTGGCTGCCTGGCTGGGAAAGTCGACAGAGAATGTAGCCCATTATGCGGGGGATCGAATCGGTGGATTTCTCAACGCTACCTTCGGCAACGCCGCTGAGCTCATCATTGCCTTTTTCCTTGTAAAAGAAGGGCTGTTTGAGATGGTGAAAGCGTCCATTACCGGGGCGATCATCGGCAATATGCTGCTGGTACTGGGACTCAGCGTTCTTATGGGAGGACTGAAATTCAAGGAGCAAAAGTTCAACAGACAATTGGCCGGTCACAATGCTTCGCTCATGACACTTGCCATCGTCGCCCTGTTTATCCCCGCTGTTTTCATGCGAGAATTGCCTCCAGTCAAGATCGAGACGTTGAGCATCGTAATCGCTGTCCTCCTGATCATCGCCTATCTACTCTGGCTGATTTTCTCGATGATCACGCACAGTGACTTTTTGTCAGACATCGAAGAGCATGAGAGTGAAGCCGTATGGTCCAAAGGCATTTCCATTCTGATGCTCGCCACCTCTACGGTCTTTGTCGCCATCGTCTCCGAATGGCTCGTTCACGGCGTCCAGCATGTCTCTCAATCTATGGGCTGGTCTGAGCTGTTCGTTGGTGCATTTGTCATTGCCATTATCGGAAACGCTGCAGAACACAGTGCCGCACTCCTCCTGGCTATGAAAGGTAGAATCGGAGCTGCCGTCGAGATCGCAATCGGCTCCAGCCTGCAAATCGCTCTGTTTGTCGCCCCTACCCTCGTACTCGTCAGTCTCCTGTTAGGCAAACCGATGGACATCGTGTTTACTCCGTATGAACTGGCGGCAATCGGAGTGGCAACTTTCATCACCATTTCCATTACGAAAGACGGCGCCACGAACTGGTTTGAGGGCGTGCTGTTACTGACGGTATACATCATCCTGGGCACAGCGTTTTTCTTTGCGTAA